GAGAAGAGAGGGAGTTCAGCAAAACCATATAATGGgaaacctaatttggtattgaatttatCATTTAtgagattcaaacctaaaataTCTTACttccaaatgaagaggaatactaccaAACCGTAGTAATGAGTGGCGGTAGTTTGTAAGTATATCGTCTGAGATGTAAATATGGTTGCGCATTCATTATCAAATTTGGTACATACTACATAATCATAATCAATTTTGTATCTGGTTCTCTAATCTTCCTAATATATGAGTTAATATTTGTTTTGACTTTCTAAACATTAGGATTCCAATGGTATCTTCTTTGTAATTTTGTTGGttcattaaaaagaaaatatatgtaaagGGATTTCAAACTTTGATGTAAGAGAACTCACCTTTGATCTTTTCAAGCTTATGCCAAATTGATTCATTGAATGGACACACTATTCTGATTAGCTGGTCTAACTTATATTTATTGATACCGTCACTATTCGAGATCAATTGCGCAGTTTATAAATTTGCAACAGGGGTAAAGGGGTCAGATAATTTTCTTCAatataaaggaaagggcaataCTAGGacgactaaatttgtagacaaaatttacaaattaaatgatatgtcaccaataggaatgaacacatttatcaacgtttaagtaataatccaattttcaaatgctacgtcatttagtttacaaaattttatctataaatttagtctcaTAGTATTATCCTAAAGGAAGACTTATTAATTAATCTGTGTTTTGTGAAAGATTAAAATGAGACTAAATTATAGTTTCACGGGCATATCAATTAATAAGTCTATAAAGTAATAGCGTGTGTATATATTGAGAGAGATAGTACGGGTTtgttaagaaaatatttttaaatcacTGAAATACTTTAAGAAGAAAGTATATTTGAaactaatttttaataaaagtgCAAGCTAATCTCAATAAAACATTCAGTACTTTTTGAtcttaaaaacatttttttcaaaaagtgTTTTTCATTTAAGAGCAGTTTGTAGAAAATAGATATTTTTCAGATCTCTTCCACTCAAGTGATCTGAgcctttaaattttgatttaatgactaaaattattataatttttaaataagacttcgatttttaatcgttcgatcaaattttaaaaattcgaATCACTTAATTTGGTAACCTTGGTAAAAAAGAGCCGTAGAGAAACTGTTTCCCACTTTGTAAACGCTGAATTCTGTAGACAGAGTGGGACAGAGATTGAAGAAGCACCGCGTGAGCGCGAAATAGAGGTCAAAAGccctataaaaataaaatattacaaATCCAATAGAAGTCATCAGACCGagctccctatttatagcaccTGCAAATCCCACCAAAGCGGTGATCAAACCTGCCAAGAAACACAAACCAAAGCACTCCCACCACCACTGACAtcctcctccttctctctcctcccctcCCTCTCTTTAGAAATTCCAAACAGCCAATGGAGAGCAATAGCAGAACCGGAGGAGTCTTCAGCGTCTCAATGTGCGGCCAAGAGCAGATTGAGCTCTCCAGAGACGGCAGCCAGTACAGTCTTACAACTGGGATTTTACCTTCCCTCGGTGCAAGGTCGAGTAACCGCCGTATAAAGCTCGGCCGGTTTATTGTGTCGCCGTACGACCGCCGCTACAGGTTATTTTTCCGACTTCTGGTTTCTGGGTTGCCTCTGTTTTCTGCTATTACTTTTATCAAACACCTTGTGTACCCAAAAAACTTTAATTTCTTGCTATATCGTGTAGTGGGTCGGTTGCATTGACTAAACTTGTTTCCttgtatatttttatattaccttttcttctgggttttgtgttttggaAAGAACCATTGAATTTTTGCCATgaaaggttgaagctttgtggtttttgtttatttgggAGTTTTGTGTCATTCTAAGGTGTTGGTGTACCGGGCGTACAGAAAGTCTCTCCTTGTTCTGGGGTTGTTTATAATTACTCTCCAGTGGGATTTTGCATTGTTTTGAATGCATATTAGtatttgtgttatttggttaTATTTTCTCTGCTTTTTTGTGCATTAATTTACTGTATGTTTTTTGGAATTTAGAAAAGACAGGCATTGAATCTTGGGGGTGCCTTTTCAATGTTTCAAAGGATTCATTtgtgttggtttttaattttcattttattttatttcttcataGCTTTATGCTTCTAAAGTGGTTGTTGGTATGTCTTTGAATAATCATGAATCATGGCAAAGTGGTGGTTGTTGAAACTTCAAATTATGTCACTGCTAAAAATTCTGGGGCCCCAAAAGTATCTTCctttttttcaaaagaaattTTTGTTGATTCTCTGTTGGAATATACCTTTGCTGTTTTCAAGTGCTTGGTTTCATTCACATTAGTTTGGACTGAGTCTGGATGTATGTTCTCCGAACTGAATCAGACATATCAATCGACCGTTggttacaaaaaaaaagatataaattcttttaacaagacaagaACTTTCGGATTTGGAGGCCTGCAATTCATCCGAATTTTTCGTGTATGGAAAACAATCTGCAGTTTTGTTTCATGATTCTTGACATATTGTGAATCAGATGGAAAAGGAAGAGTTTTGAATGCTAATCACTGAACCAAGACGTCCCATATGTTTTAAATTCTGGAAGAATTATATGTACAGAGCATAAATTTGCAATCTTGATTTGGATAATATTTCTTGGGATTTTCTTACTGGTAAAAGATCTAATCTTGTTGCTAAATTTGGCTTAGATTGAATTTGTTCTTGCAGGATATGGGAGACATTTCTTGTAGTTCTCGTCATCTATACTGCTTGGGTATCGCCGTTCGAATTTGGTTTTCTTAAAGGACCAGGGGGACCGCTCTCCATTATTGATAATGTTGTCAATGGTTTCTTTGCTATTGATATCATTCTCACATTCTTTGTGGCTTACCTGGACAAGACCACATATTTACTTGTTGATGATCGTAAAAAGATTGGTTGGAAGTATGCAAGATCCTGGTTGATTTTCGATGTCATATCCACAATCCCATCTGAAGTTGCCACAaggatctttcctaaatctgTGCAGTCTTATGGCTTTTTCAACATGCTTCGTCTTTGGCGTCTACGAAGAGTTAGTGCCCTATTTTCCAGGTATGGCATTAGTCCCAGAAGTTGTTTGACTGCAAAAAATGGATATGTAAGCAGAAGTTTGTCTTTATATTAACCTCCCCACTATTCTTGCTTGAACAGATtggagaaagataggaattatAACTACTTTTGGGTTCGCTGTGCAAAACTTATTTGCGTAAGTATTTTTTATGGTTCTGGGATTATTTACATGAACAAAATGCATTTTCTTATATGGAATCACCATCTTATGGGATTTTGATGCTCTTTTGTAGGTCACCCTTTTTGCCATTCATTGTGCTGGATGCTTCTATTATCTTATAGCTGCACGTTATCGCGACCCTGAGAAAACGTGGATAGGAGTAAAAATCCTAGAACAAAGCCTGTGGATTCGGTATGTGACTTCAGTTTATTGGTCTATCACAACGCTAACAACAGTGGGATATGGAGATCTGCATCCAGTCAATACAAGGGAGATGATCTTTGACATATTCTACATGTTTTTCAACCTGGGATTGACATCATACTTAATTGGAAATATGACCAACTTGGTTGTCCACGGGACCAGTCGAACAAGAAAATTTGTGAGTAAATTCTTATTCACTTTTTGGATTTTGTTCAATAAAATTCATTACATGTTAGAATATTAATTTATGTTGCTTCTGTTTACCAGAGGGATACCATACAAGCTGCTTCCAGTTTTGCACAGAGGAACCAACTGCCTGTACGCCTGCAGGATCAGATGGTTGCACACTTGTGTCTGAAGTTCAGAACAGACTCGGAAGGACTGCAGCAACAAGAGACCCTTGATTCCCTTCCTAAAGCCATCCGCTCGAGTATTTCACATTATCTATTTTACTCTCTTGTAGATAAGGTGTACTTGTTTCATGGGGTTTCAAATGACTTGCTTTTTCAGTTGGTAAGTTCAAACCCAatctcaaagttttcaattaGATGCTTCTCTCTACTGAACTTGTCCGAACTTTTCAAAGTATCTTGTGTGGATGTTTGGTTTAAATTCTTACTCTTCTTCTGAATTCAAAGGTCTCGGAGatgaaagctgagtattttccTCCCAAAGAAGATGTGATCTTGCAGAACGAAGCACCCACAGATTTCTACTTACTTGTCACTGGTGCTGTGGTAAAAATTTcatctttctttttcattaaatttcaaAGATGTTATAAATTTCCTATTCTCTTTATTCGAGTTTCTTTTCTGAACAATCCAATCTGATGTTTGAATTACTTTACAGGATTTAGTGGTTCTCAAAAATGGAGCTGAACAGGCAAGTCTAACACTTGAATAGAAAGGATATCTTTTGCATTTGGTAGTTGCTTTGACCTTGGTTTGATGtgacaaataaaattttgagtaACGTTACTTTTACTAATTGCAGGTCATTGGTGAGGCAAAATCTGGTGATCTTATTGGTGAGATTGGGGTACTTTGTTACAGACCACAGCTCTTTACAGTTAGGACCAAAAGATTGACTCAGCTTCTGCGGCTGAATCGTACTACATTCTTAAACATAGTTCAAGCTAATGTTGGAGATGGGACTGTGATTATGAATAATCTCCTTGAGGTGAGATTATTTGATATAACCTTGCAACGTCCGAACCATAAgttaaaaaaacatatttgtttCTACTCGGAATTTATTTGGATGATGATTTTTGACCTGTTGCACTCTACATTGGTGTTTCTTTCTTGGTGGGTTGCAGCATTTGAAAGACCTCAAGGACCCAATCATGGAGGGAGTTTTGTTGGAGACGGAGACCATGCTGGCTCGGGGTAGACTGGACCTGCCTCTCAGTCTATGCTTTGCAGCAATCAGAGGAGACGACTTCTTGTTGAATCAGTTGTTGAAACGGGGTCTGGATCCAAATGAATCGGATAATAATGGGAGGTCTGCTCTGGTATGTAAAGTCCTCTGCTCTTGGTTTTACCCTTTTTCCTAGTGCATCAAACTCTGAATATTAACACACATTTTTTGTTTCCTCTTTGTTCTGTGAAAAACCAGCACATAGCATCATCGAAAGGAAGCGATAACTGTGTGCTTCTTCTGCTAGACTACGGGGCTGATCCTAACAGCAGAGGTACTATCCAATCCTTTAACAAATCATTAAGTTAAACCACCATTAAACATATATTGTTGCAAGAGGTTTGACATTAAGAGTAATCGTGTTTGAATTATAATAAATATCCTCCTAGTAGAGCCATCGTATTCCTAATGCAAGAAAGTCCGTTCAATTATTTCGCTATGATTTATCGTCAAACATACTGTATCGTAGGCTCCATAGGCGATTAGGAGTAACCATTTTAATATACATAAAGAGTTAAGatcaaattaatataatttgccCATGTAGAGAAATACTGGTCCTGTGTGTTGACCTTTGCCACAACTAATTAACTATAATTCAGAAATACTCTTCTGTTGAGGATTCTACCGTGTAACCGgtcattcattttcttctcgtggaaaaaaaaaaaatgaatatccAGTTACATACTCTTCTATAGAGGAATTTGTTTCTAAGTCttatgtttaattattttttatatgcaTGAGAGTCCAGAGGCAAACATCATGCTATTTTAGGCTTTAGAATCTGTTTAATTATCTTATCCCAATCCTTTGTAATATGATATCTCTAAATGTACGAGTCTGGTTTCTATATTGTTTTATCTCATAGTTCGTGTAAATATAAATTTGTTGTGAATCTGTCTGCATAAAAACGTGGGTTATGTTAGTTGGTCAAAATCATGTACTACGTTTTTGCGCTTAGCTTCGAATCTCCTTATTTATAAACTAAAGTAGTTTAGAATGTCGACTTATCAAGCGAAGATAGTTGACgcgtttctttttcctttccaaGGATAGATCGTCTCCGTAGACTTGATGGAATTATTTGCAATGAACTGTTTCAGCGTGCGCATGTATGTATGCACGTGTCTTGTTTCAATTATTAGGTCATATTTTTTAATGTGGGTGGTTGTCCACCTCCCAGAAAAAATTGCACAACTTTTTCAAACGTATCTCTCAAAGTGTCTGTGTTTGACCGCCTCCTAAATTAGAATAGTTTAGAATATCTTCGTTGgttaattacttttttttcaaatgtaCTTTAGATGTACCGGTTATTAACTGCTGGTTAATTACTCGTTTACTATGTGATTTAAGATAAATTTTTAGGTTTAACATTaacttaactttgtttttatgcatTGACAGACTCAGATGGGAATGTACCACTCTGGGAGGCAATACTGAATGGTCATGAGCAAATTGCCAAGCTGCTGTTAGACAATGGTGCAAACTTGAACTCAGGGGATATAGGTCAATTTGCTTGCACTGCTGCTGAGCAAAACAGGTTGGATTTGCTCAAGGAAATTGTCCGACATGGCGGAGATGTCACGCGTCCGAAGAGCAGCGGAACCACAGCTCTCCACGTTGCCGTATCTGAAGACAATGTAGACATTGTCAAATACCTTTTGGACCAAGGAGCTGACGTTGATAAACCCGACCTCCATGGCTGGACCCCGAGAGCTCTAGTGGAACAACAAGGACACGAAGACATAAAGAGCCTCTTCCACTCTAGTAAAGAACCCAAAGTTGTCATTACCATTCCCGAGCACAGGAGTGGAATCCGGTTCCTTGGGAGGTTTACGAGTGAGCCAACTATCCACCCTCCACCCACAGATAGCTCGTTTTCAAGAGCGGAGGGAGGATCATGGAGCAGGAATCGCCCGAGGCGTAGGACTAATAACTTCCACAACTCACTGTTTGGCATGATGTCAGCTGCCCACACAGGGGAGAAAGACTTGTTCTTCTCAGTTGCAGAGACGAAAAGTCCCAAGAACTACGTAAGCAACCCTGCTGCTAGGGTGACGATTAGTTGCCCTGAAAAGGGTGAAGTGAAAGGCAAACTTGTGCTGCTGCCACAGAGTTACGAGGAGTTGCTTGAGATGGGGGCAAAGAAATTCGGATTCTTGCCAGCGAAAATCGTGAGCAAAGATGGAGCTGGAATCGACGATATAGATGTAATTAGAGACGGTGATCATCTTGTTTTTGTAAGTGCTGGTGAATcacaacaagaacaagaagaaccTAACAGCTAAAATCCTCCAATTAATTAAGGAGGATTTGTAAATAAATTGTCGGTATTACCACGGACTAATCCAGATTAAGGTATGCTGGATTGAGAGATGTGGATGAAAAATGATGTCCAGAGTTAACCTCCTGCTGTCATCTGATATTTTTTcgtgttttttttcctttcaatatTATGACTTGCACGTCAAGTCACCGTGCAAGTTAAACGTCTGTAGCAGCAAAATGTAAATGATTTACAGCTTGAAAATgtaaaaattgtaaaataaaatcagTCTTATTTCAAGCAACGCGCAGATTATTTTCTCGTTGTcaactaaaagaaattaaattgtagtacaagtacaTGCAACTATAAATTAGGTTAGTGGCTTAGGTCAATACGTCATATATTCAGGGGCATGAGCCGCTCAAGAACCGAGCGCACGAGTGTTTTAAGTTTGAGGCTCGGCTTGTTTCCTTCACAGGCAGAGCTTCGCAACACAACTCAAATTAACAACTCACAACGCAGTCTACCAGACTCGCTCATGAAAATTGTAGCTTCATTCATTCTTCATTTAGTCTAGCCGGATGAGCCGCTTGATCATCCGTCTCTGCTTCACATCCGTCTTGTTACCGGTGACGTCGCTACTAGTATGCCGACTACAACGTTCGTCCTGTCAGTTGCGACGTCATTCCTCTCCGGACCCGGATTCTTTGCAGGCGTTATTTTCTTTCATGTACCAGATACGCATGGAGGGAGTTTTGCTCGAACCTCTCACTCGGCAGAAATTAGGGGAGATGACCTGGGGTGGGAACACAACCGGAAAAGCCCGCTTCACGGGAGATATATAAACACTCAAAGGACACAAGGCGAAGACTAGCTCAACTGGTACAATCGCGGAGCAAAGCAAAGATCACAAGAGTCATGAGAGTACAAAAGTACTAGACAAGTGGTCATCCCCCCAACATTTGTTGGATCATCAAACCAAGATTAGGGTTTACAATTTTGGTGAATTCTGGGGAAAATGAGAATTTTCTTTTCCCTCCACAGCCACAGGGTCCTTCAAGAAGTTACAAGTGCAAATACACATTGCGGATTTCATATCCTGAaatttatttctctctctacaacaaCTTCAGCATTTTCAGACGTGCTTCATGTTCGGGATCTAGTTTCGGTGGGGTATAGCATCCATGAAGATCCTCCACTATATACTCCTGCAAAATTGTGAAACCATAAGCATTCCGGGACTTCTGAATGATGCAAATATCTAAAAAGAATTGCAAATTACGAGATGATACACACTCTCTTGGTTTGGCAAACTAATGCAAGTCCATGGCACATCCAGGAAATGATTAAATACAAGTATGCAGACATGCACAGGAGAAGAATGTTGAAGACTAACCTTTGTGAGCTCCCTCTTGGTCAGGATATGGTAATGTCGCTGCCAGATCCGCTGAATAGCCATGGTGGCGGCAAGGAAACCATAAGCTATGCCAAGGATGGCAAAGATGACAACAAAAACGATGACCAGGGCAAAGCAAGCCTCCATAGACGCTGGGAAACAATCCAAAATTCCCCAACCATAGCAACAGTTCTGGCAGCCAGCCATCCGTGGGTCATTGCTATTGAGCGATGAACAGTGTAGTATGAGCCCGAAAAATCCAAGCAGTACAAAAAAGCCTAGGACACCTGGTGTATACAAATGCACAGTGGCAAACACAGATTTAAAATACAAAGCAATAGATGTGAGAGATTTATAACAAGTGCAACATTTATTTGTCCTCATATTTCCTTCTCATTATAAACACTGGTACAAGTTTATCGTAATACCAAATGAGACGATAAGATCAGATTTATCCATATCAACATTCCTACTATTATGAGGAAGACAAGGCCAAAGTGGGGGAACGAGGGAGTCTATTTCATAAACTCAAGAGGGGGTGTGCCATACAGATTAGGGAGACATAGCACAAAGATCTATTACTAGAAATTACTTAATGTCTTTGGTGCACATCTTTCATTgaaatttcatagaaatgtCCAAAATATTACTTCCAACAGCAAGAAGGGGTTTTCTATTGCCTTCATTCTGTCAGAAACTCAAAATTCCCTCACATCTACCACTCTGACACAAACGATACCAAACATTAATTAGCAATGGTTACCACTCTGACACAAAATTCCCATGTTTGTTATTGGAGTGTTCAAGCATTTCCATGATGCAAGAGGGGAAAAACCCTGAACTACATAACTATTTTAGATAACAGTTTCAAGATGTAGGAATTTACCAatacaataataaaatggtaTAGGATGTTTTGACAAGATACGGTCCCAACCATCACTAAATGAATTCCTGAATGCACCATCTTTGTCCATGACAAATGCAAAGCCACCAATAGCAGCAATTATctggaaaataattaattagagaATGGACGAGTATTTCATTGCCTTACAAGAAAAAACTGTATCAAAAGAATTCCAACCGAAACAGAAATGCTTCATtaattaaagaatgaaattttaTCAAGGAACATAATCAAAAGGACAATTGCTTACTGATTGTACTGCTAAAAATACAAGGAAAACATCCCTTGCCACAAAAACTCTGAATTTTATCTTACGCCAGGTATTGTCCTCATATGTTTCAACTCGAAGGTGAAATTCGGCTTTGCAGGTTGTGCAGTGTGAGAAGGCAAATCCTTCCTAGAAAAGCAGATGAAAGATGGAGGAGATAACAAGTTCAGTAAATAATTAAGTAGCATGCGGTTCCCGCGCAATCTAAGAGAAAAGGTCACTAAAATTCACCATGATACACAATATCCTCACTCTAATAGAAAAAAGTTATTTACTTTAACAGAGCGCCAGTGATCGAGACAGGACCTATGAACAAACTGCTGGGTGCCTTTGCACATGCAAGGTGAAATCAATTCATCCTCTGTAGAGTTAAACAACACAAATCAGACCAACAGCAGCAGCAATGCGATCAAATTTAGCCCAATTTACGGGAACATGCGAAAATCAGAgtgttatactcatttgaactCCCAATTGAATCAAATTACTGCAATATATAAACATAGACTTAAAACTACAACAAGGTACAATCTTTCGAAGTTCCGAACTACGATTACAATAAATCACAACAATTTAACCCGCAAAACATAAAATCACTCCTCAGGAATCAGATGGCACTGAAAATCCAACACTgcttaaacaaaaattcaaattaacaaacttaatttcattcatcaaaaaCCAATTGACCTGGTTCGGCATCGCTCTCGAGACAAATTCGACAGCAGGGAATAGAGCCAGACTCAAGGTCTTCATTGTTGATCTCACTCGAGCTTGCCGGCGACGAGTCAACCTGGTTCTGTAGCAGAGGGTCGATGTCAGTAGGGTCTCGGCCTCCCTCCCTTTCACCTGCTGGCCCCAGCTGCACTTCCCCCTTCATTGATCGGCCGCCCGAAACCCTAATCCAGCTCCCAATTGCCAACCAGAACAGATCAAAGGCCCTAAAATTTGTCAAAATTCAAGTGCAATTCGAGTTTATGAGTGAGAATTGGTTACTTTTACAGAAATTTATCGGGAATTCCGAAGGAAATTGATGAACAAATTACGGATTATTTGGGGATTTAATTAATACCTGGATTGTTTTGCAGAGAAATTTCTAGGCAAATTCGTGAAGGGGTGATTTTAAGATGACCATACGTCTATAGCTGTGTTGGAATTTCTGAGGTTTTCTATACAACGCGCGGTGCGTACTGCGCACGCCGCAATGGCTTGACCCGTTGACTGGGTAATCCTTGAGTTAGCTTGGGCGCTGTTTATATGGGCCTCATGGATTTATCATCTGGGCCTTGTTGCTGAAGTATAATGGGCCACTTGACCCAATTCAGTTTTCTGTCTCTGAATTTTCTACTACTATGAAAGGTGGAGTAATTTTGTAGAGCAGAAGTTTGTTTTACCAAAGAAGCTTTGTTGCTTGGGATACAAGTAAGAGGCCTTATATTCGATTCCACGCTCAAGGTTTTATATTTGATACAACGCTCCTCAAATATTTTAGCAATTGATATATCACTTTGCATTCGAATTTTGAATTTGGTTTCTAACCCTTACGAACTTTTATCATGCTAATATGCCCATAACCGTCAATTTTATCACAAAGTTTCTCCATTAATTTCTTAACCCCCCCCCCCTTCCCCTTCCAGACTCTTGCAAAGCGGGGAGCCCTTGGGGTCGCCTTTTTACTGCTTAATCAATTGTGTCTAATGTTGAACAAGTGAACGTATGCTTCTTTGCAATGAATTCATCTTGCACATTGTAATGCTTAGCATGGAAGGGGAACACAAGCATTTCATTAACTTTCGTCGTATGACAAACTAGTACTCAATTCACATGAATGACGATTACGATTTATCGTAACAAACAAAGAAATCGAAAGCAATACGAAATACAGAAAACTGTACACAAAATAGAATGCAGAAAAAAGCCAACAGGCATTCCATGACTTGATGTTCTTCTTCATTACACTAATTCCAAGTTGTACGATTGAATTCGACAAACAAAACCAACGAATTTCGCAGAGATTTTAGTAACATGGTAACTAGCTACAAATGCAAAATCCCATAATTTTTGATATGATCTTTACCGCCGAAAATCGAATCAAATCTACCTACTTCGATTGATCATCACATAACATCTTTATCCAGAAACAGAGCATACACCTTTATTTCTTGCATGTCAGAACTGAccatcttctttcttttctttcccatTGCCTTCACCATCTTCTTGCTTTTCTTTCCCCTTGCCTTTCTCATCGATCTTTCCTTTTCCCGGCTCCACATTGTCGGCTGCGCTTTCACTCGACGATGAAGAGGGTTTTGTTGCGGCGGCGGTACTAGGAAGAGCATTGTTCATGTATAAGAAATCGAGCAACATTGGATCCCCAATCCTCAGCTCCTTAAGCAGTGCCTGTACAAGTTCAGTGTTATCGATCAACGATGGAACGTAATCATCACGATTTGGTATTTCCTCTTGTTTCCATAGATTCAACATTTTCCCATAAATTGGGGGAAGTTCTCGCACGGAATATgagattttcccagaaattggtGCTTCGGTCGATGACATTGCCGCAGACGTTGCCTCGCCAGAATCGGTGCTGTCCTCAGAAGCTGGAGCTGCTTTGCCGGAATCGGAGATATTCCCAGAAATAGGTCCTTCAACTTCATTGGAACCGGTCACTGACATTAGGTCTTCATTGGAATCAGTGTTGTCCTCAGAAGTTGGTGCTTCTTCGCTAGACCCGGAGGTCTCCTCAGAAGTTGGCGCTTCTTCGCCGGAATCGGGTTTTTCCTCAGAATCTTGTGCTGCTTCACCGGAATCGAGATTTTCCTCAGAATTTGGTGCTTCTTGT
This is a stretch of genomic DNA from Malus domestica chromosome 02, GDT2T_hap1. It encodes these proteins:
- the LOC103426610 gene encoding potassium channel AKT1-like, which translates into the protein MESNSRTGGVFSVSMCGQEQIELSRDGSQYSLTTGILPSLGARSSNRRIKLGRFIVSPYDRRYRIWETFLVVLVIYTAWVSPFEFGFLKGPGGPLSIIDNVVNGFFAIDIILTFFVAYLDKTTYLLVDDRKKIGWKYARSWLIFDVISTIPSEVATRIFPKSVQSYGFFNMLRLWRLRRVSALFSRLEKDRNYNYFWVRCAKLICVTLFAIHCAGCFYYLIAARYRDPEKTWIGVKILEQSLWIRYVTSVYWSITTLTTVGYGDLHPVNTREMIFDIFYMFFNLGLTSYLIGNMTNLVVHGTSRTRKFRDTIQAASSFAQRNQLPVRLQDQMVAHLCLKFRTDSEGLQQQETLDSLPKAIRSSISHYLFYSLVDKVYLFHGVSNDLLFQLVSEMKAEYFPPKEDVILQNEAPTDFYLLVTGAVDLVVLKNGAEQVIGEAKSGDLIGEIGVLCYRPQLFTVRTKRLTQLLRLNRTTFLNIVQANVGDGTVIMNNLLEHLKDLKDPIMEGVLLETETMLARGRLDLPLSLCFAAIRGDDFLLNQLLKRGLDPNESDNNGRSALHIASSKGSDNCVLLLLDYGADPNSRDSDGNVPLWEAILNGHEQIAKLLLDNGANLNSGDIGQFACTAAEQNRLDLLKEIVRHGGDVTRPKSSGTTALHVAVSEDNVDIVKYLLDQGADVDKPDLHGWTPRALVEQQGHEDIKSLFHSSKEPKVVITIPEHRSGIRFLGRFTSEPTIHPPPTDSSFSRAEGGSWSRNRPRRRTNNFHNSLFGMMSAAHTGEKDLFFSVAETKSPKNYVSNPAARVTISCPEKGEVKGKLVLLPQSYEELLEMGAKKFGFLPAKIVSKDGAGIDDIDVIRDGDHLVFVSAGESQQEQEEPNS
- the LOC103426611 gene encoding uncharacterized protein, which encodes MKGEVQLGPAGEREGGRDPTDIDPLLQNQVDSSPASSSEINNEDLESGSIPCCRICLESDAEPEDELISPCMCKGTQQFVHRSCLDHWRSVKEGFAFSHCTTCKAEFHLRVETYEDNTWRKIKFRVFVARDVFLVFLAVQSIIAAIGGFAFVMDKDGAFRNSFSDGWDRILSKHPIPFYYCIGVLGFFVLLGFFGLILHCSSLNSNDPRMAGCQNCCYGWGILDCFPASMEACFALVIVFVVIFAILGIAYGFLAATMAIQRIWQRHYHILTKRELTKEYIVEDLHGCYTPPKLDPEHEARLKMLKLL
- the LOC114822588 gene encoding uncharacterized protein, whose product is MSDSSEQEAPIAGQVSHSGEQEAPVSGENSDSYQQEAPNSEENLDSGEAAQDSEEKPDSGEEAPTSEETSGSSEEAPTSEDNTDSNEDLMSVTGSNEVEGPISGNISDSGKAAPASEDSTDSGEATSAAMSSTEAPISGKISYSVRELPPIYGKMLNLWKQEEIPNRDDYVPSLIDNTELVQALLKELRIGDPMLLDFLYMNNALPSTAAATKPSSSSSESAADNVEPGKGKIDEKGKGKEKQEDGEGNGKEKKEDGQF